The Penicillium digitatum chromosome 6, complete sequence genome contains the following window.
CAAACGTCGCCATAGCAACAGCAAACACGTGATTACATAGCGCGGCCGCGATGAAACCTCAAGGTTGGGGTTTCTCCAGCATCAACAACACAACCGACAACTTTGGAGGGGCCACATTGATCTACGACTTCAATGTAGGTATTATCGCCATGGCGTCCCCGTCACTCCCAGCATACAACGAGCTGTACCAACAGTCAGTCCGACCGATGTCCCGATCCGCGGTTTCACGCTCGGGCTCCAGACGGGCATCTCCATCAACACAGGCTCTGCCCAGACATTACTCTGGGGACAGCTCCGACGAAGAGGTCCCGGAACCTAAATTTAGCGCTTCTGTTAAAGCATTGCTGCATGGAGATGGATTGGGCTCTTCGCCTCATTTACAAAAGGCACACGTGTCGCACCAACCTCGAATTGAAACTTCAAGACAGCAAAGCCGCTCACCCCGGAATTTGTCCCCGCATGACTCATCTAATGGTAGTCCTGCTCCAAGAGTTGTCCGTGTAGGAGCCATCTCATCGGCTTCTCGATTCTCACGCGAAGGCTCCCCACTATCAAATAGCCAGAACGCAGAACCAGAGTACCGCAGCCGGCCCAATGATTTTATTACCCCCGCTCCACGCCAACGCAGTGTTCGTATCAATGTTTCGCGCAGCAGCACACGATCCCCCACCTCTGTTTCGCCTTCGGGAAAGCGCTCATCGGAACGCAATTCGGGTGACGAGTACGGTAGTGCAGATCGCTCGGATAGTGATCGGAAATCGCAATTTGATGATGATCCAGCGATGCGATATGGCCTTTCTTCCGCATTGCGAGGGCGTGGCGGTGAAGAAATTGCTCCACACAGCTCCCTGCGTGTGAAGCGGGTTGGTCGACTTGCTGGCACCTTCTTGAACGGCCCTGCTAGGAGGGGCGTCCTTCGTCGCCAGAGCGAGGAAAGTAACGAGGAAAATCATCAATTTTTATCGGTAGACGGCGTCCGGGAGGACGTCGAGGGAGAGGAGGAGAATGCCGAATACCGACCTCGCAACCCAGCAAAACCTTCATCCCCCAAGGTGTCATGGGCTGACCCAAGCCCGCCCCGCGTGCATGAATACAATCGACTAGAATATCCTCTCCGCCCTGCCGAGGTTGAAGGACCGTTCTCGAGGTCATCCTCGCCAAAATCATATGGCTCAAAGTCCACACCCGCTTCATCAGAAATGTCTTCCAAATACTCGAGTGCGAAGGAACAGCCCGTATTCAAGGTACCTTCCATACCGGCTTTGCCATCAGTCCGTGACCAAGAGAATGAACCACCACCAACTTTCCGGCGCACAAAGCCACAGGGGTTAAATGTGTTAGATAAACCCGAAAAGTATAATGTTGTTTACGATACCGAGAAGAAAGATGTGGCGGAGACGCCAGCAACCAACTCTGCACGAAAGATACTTGCCACGCGGAGCAACAACACCCCTCGTAGGGCcgctcctcctcccccaAAAATGTCAGTTCTTGAGACAGCGACTTCCACAGGAGGTGCATCGACATCCCAATCACGAAAAAAGAAGAGTCAAGTCACGATCAATGGCAAGCAATTCACTCGACTCGATTGTATTGGTCGAGGTGGCAGCTCGCGTGTTTATCGAGTGATGGCAGAGAATTACAAGATCTTTGCTCTCAAGCGTGTCAATATTGAAGATGTCGATCCAGTGACCTTGACTGGATACAAGGGTGAAATCGACTTGTTGAAAAAATTAGAGAATGTGGACCGTGTGGTGCGCTTGTTTGACTGGGAGCTGAACAATGACAAACACGCTCTTAGTGTGCTTATGGAAATCGGAGAGTCTGATCTTGAAAAGATTCTCACATTCCGTTTAAACGCCGAAGATGCTGTATTCGATATCAACTTTACTCGATTTTATTGGAAGGAGATGCTCGAGTGTGTCCAAGCTGTCCACGAGTACAACATCGTCCACTCAGATTTGAAACCGGCCAACTTCCTCATGGTTCAAGGCCGGCTGAAGCTTATTGACTTTGGAATTGCCAATGCGATCCAAGATAACACCGTCAACGTTCATCGTGAACAGCAAGTCGGCACACCCAATTATATGTCCCCTGAAGCATTGGTTGATTCCAACGTGTCACTTGGCCTCCCTTCAAGTGTCGGAAAAGTTATGAAATTAGGAAAACCCAGCGATGTCTGGAGTTTGGGTTGTATTCTGTACAAGATGGTCTACGGACAACCACCATTCGCCAAAATCGCTAAATATTATGAACGCATCATGGCTATCCCCAACCCTCGTGTACAAATCGATTTCCCGGCCTTCGGCGTCGGTGGAGTTCCAGTACCCCCTGGCCTTGTTCGGACCCTCAAGCGCTGTCTGCAACGTGACCAGACTCTCCGACCAACAattgaggagatgcttggcCCGCGCGACCCATTCTTGCATCCCGATGCCCAGCTTGTGGGTGCTGTCCCAGTAACTCAGGACATGCTTGGCCGTATATTGGCCAATGTCGTCAACCATTGCAAGGCCCGCGGTGTACCCAGGGAAGAGGAACTGGCAGCATGGCCCGCAGGCTTCTTTGCAAAAATTAAAGCagccctcgaagaagaaaatccatgacaacacccaatcACTCATTTCACTTTATTTCCTTTGCATTGATTGCCCTATTGGCCTTTTCTCACGTTTCTTTCTTGGTTAGAACGACTTAACGACAGGTGTTGGATATGTGAATCTTTTTTGGTCTGGGTCTGCTTGGTTAATTTGCGGGACATATGACTGCCTGCGTTTCTTTGcattctctcttctcttctttctacATCATCCTTTGGGGTGTTTGTCCGACCCAACCATGTGGCTTTGTGGtgggtatttttttttttttgacgaATTTCGGTTTCAGCGCAGCGTGTGGATTTTCATTCCAGTACATGAGTTCATAAGCTTTCTCATCTTTTTCTTACATTCGGATGGGTGTGGTTTGAGTACCAGTGTTCTAAGAGTGACAACAGCCTCCCATCTGGTTAAGATGTTTAATCAACAACATTGGTCTATCTTCATGACTTGGACACTATTATCCGTGTCGTATCCTGTAGGCTACTTGGTGATTTAAGCAAGTCTTCGATTCATGATCCTCATAATCTCCTACAACGGGTATCTGACTTGCAAAGCAGATGCTGCTTGTCTTCATAATATCATAGTTTGTAAATGCTTGACTATCTAGAAACAAGCTATGTCCATTCAGAAGCCAAACATGCGGGATACTTTTCGTTTGAAATCAATGGACTTGACTTTGCGCCATTAACACCACCCAAGAATAGAACATTTGAACAGTCTTGATAGACCGTGTATATCAAGAAAGGGAAATATAGAACTGCCTGAGCATGGTATCGAAGACAGGTGGGTACCTGCCGGAATGTAGAGGAAGTGCTTGAGGTCAATTTAGACAAGGAGAACCCTATTGTAGGTTAGTCTGAGATGTACCATGTAAAAACGCAATTATCAAAGGCAACTCACGCATTGACACAACCGTCGTTCTCAGGGGTGTTGGTGACCTGGGCCCATTTACCCCAGACAACCTTACCGGAGGTGGTAACAAGACCCAACTCGGAGACGTTGACCTCAATGATTGTTCCCTTCGTCAAAACACCCAGCTGAGTATAGAGAGGGTTCTGGGGGTTTTTCTTGACAGACAGGATGGGCAGTTGCACAGTGACAGCCAGCTCGGgactgaagaagaaaaagtcaATATACCATGTCCAAACAAAATAAACTGGAGGCTGGGCATTCTCCCCCCAAAGATGAGACATACTGTGTAACATTACACTTCTTGTAACGCAGACCCATGGGACGAATGAACCGCTCGTACTTGACGGGACGACGGGTGAAGTCGTTACCAACGAAAGTAGGCTTGGTGATCATCCGCTTCCAAGCCTTCTTGTGGGTCTTCTTTCCGGTGTTGACAACCTTGAACATCTCCTCCTCGCTAATACCCTTGACCTTAGGCAAGGGGACAGCAAACTTAGCAGCCTTCTCATTACGCTTGTTCTTGATAGCACTGGAGAGGGCCTTGGCGTTGGTCTCCTGGGAGCGGTCGAGCAGGTACTGGGGCAGAGGAGTCTTCGAAGGCTCATCAGGTGCGGCGGACTTGACgttcttctcttcctgaGCCTTGATGCGCTTCTTCatttgaatcttctccttgtgGCGATTCTGCTGGTACAGCTTGGCCCGCAGACCACGCAGGTTCTGGGCATCGTGAGACGCCTTGTGTCCCTCACGAGCCTGGCGCTTACGCACGCGCTCATCGTGATCAAGGCGCTTGCCGTGCTGCTTTTGCCAGCGCTCGATATACCTGGTAGAAAAATGTCAGTTGGAGATTGGGCGGTGGCTGGCGGGGGAGAGACGAACTCGTTCTGAGGCTGTAGGTCGGAAAAAAAGTTAGCAAATGCGACAGTGGAAATTAAGAGGACAGGATATCATTAGGAGCTTACCATGATGGAGGACGAATGAACAACACGAAGTGAATGGGTGATGAAGTTCTTGCCTTGAAGATCTAATCGAGACCGAAAAAGTTGTGATGCGGGAAAAGATAGCGAGGCACGTGATGCTCCTTATCGGCAAGGTCCTTTTCGAGTTCTTCAGCTTGAACAAAttgaaaaaagaaaccctGAAGACTGGTGAAGTTGAATGTTGAAAATCACCAATTTGAAACTAGCACATGCAATTTACTATCACCGTGCTCGCAGTTTCTCGCTGCAAGTCTACCTCTTCAAGTCAGGCAGGATTATCACGTGACCTTACGGGTGACAAAGCGGCCATTTGCGCAAGTAGTGAATTTCTCTAGTTACGGGGAAGCCGCTCTTCTATCTTAAATTTCAACCACTGTGAACCACTTCCACTCTCGATCATTGAGCACTGGAAAGTTCAGTCAACATGTTCTCACGCTCTGCTCTACGGAGCCTCGCCTCCGAACTGCGCTGGACTGCGCCGTCTACAATCTCATCCGCAGCTCCCCTGCAGCAACGAGCGTGCCTTCACCAAACTGCATCCTTGATGAATTCGCCACAACCCCAGAGCCAAGCGGCTTCTAGCCATCCCGAATCACCTCTCAGCGCCGCTCCCCGGGCTCAAGATACCCATGCAAAGACTCACCAGGGCGTCAAGGCCTCCACTTTCGACGAAAACACCATGACACCCCAAACACGCGCACACGttcccattgcaaaacaaCCCGTTGCCCCGACTTTCACCTCCCCTCTCCAAGTGACAAAATCTCTTATGTCACAGCTCCCCCACCTTGCAGGCCAGAAGCCACACTACATTGTCGCTCAACTGCACGCACGACCATACCTCTTGACCGAAGGTGATCACATCCGGTTGCCCTTCCTCATGCCCAAGGTCAAGGCAGGTGATATTCTGCGATTCAATCGTGCCACCGCACTTGGATCCCGTGATTTTACAATGAAGGGCACACCGACTATCGACGAGCGTATCTACGAATGCCGGGTCCGTGTGACGGGTGTGGACGCGGAGCCGCTCCgcatcaaggagaagacgAAGCGGAGACAAAGGCATGTTAAGCAGGCAAAGAGCAAGCACCGTTATACGCTCATGCGTGTCATGGATGTGCGGGTGAAGACACCGGATGAGTTGTTGGCGGAAGGCGCGGTGGTCGTGGAAGACTCTGAGGACAGCTCAGTAATCGAACCCCGGTTATAATTTGGTTGTTCGGTGTTTTGAGTGAAGCTTTTTTTAAGGCGCAAATGTGATGCCGGATATGATCTAGCAGTGGTTAGATGTATTGACAGTCCTAGTCGAGATATGGTCTGATCTTGGGGCTGTTGGTAATTTTCTTGCCGCTATGCATTGATATATTTGCGGCATCTTGTACAGATAGATCGATTTGGGCTGTTCTCTGTATGCATTGTATTCTATAGTATTGAACTTTTTCAGAAGATCTCTTATTACCAAGGTGGTGTAGGCGCCATTAAATAGATAGAGGCTTTTCCCATTTTAGTTCTTGGGCCAGGCATTTAGTTTAGATTTGATTGTTTCGTTGAAACACATCTCTGGTCCGTAATAGTGTCCGTTTTCCCGGCAGATATCTAATCCGTCACCTTTTAGCATCTCTCTATATCTTTTGCCAGGTGTGGGGAAAGGCACCAAGGAACGAACCAAGACAGTCATATACAACTAGGTAGGGGTATCACACAGGAAGATACCACCCCTGCAGCACAAACAAGCCCTAGAATATATCTGTCAAGCAAATGAACTGGCAGCAGAAATGGGTCAGTTCTCTTATTCGTCTATTTTTGTTGGACCGTTgttgtcacggtgtgaaccgtaatgcttagtaaaaggaagatcacgacacgtgatctccgacctgtttatcttgaacttcagttctagatcctgttgtagctcttcgagctacgtcttgtatattagcctgcccctgcctgtacctgcctgtcaatgggaatctgatctgttacgacctgtccctgccagtcatctcctatcataccgtcctgccagcccgcaccctgacagttGTGTTCACCCGCTATGCTATCGGAACGGGGAGATAGAGTACTAGGAAATCGAGGAACATGTTTCCAATACCATTCCAACGGAAGCAGCAGCATCAAATCGTAGCTGGTCATGGTAGAACTTTCTTCATCTAATATTGGAGGTCTGCCGTACCAAAAACGATGCTCCGAAAAAGAAGCCCGACTAAGAGACAATGAGGGGGATAGACACCGATGGAAGCTCAATCCTCGAGGAAGGGTGGATGCCTTATAGCCCTACAAACTCTGGCGGGGGACTAGGAGGCCCGGAAGGCATATATGTAGGCATTATAGAGGAAGCTACCAAAGATTTTGTAAAGGTAGCGCCGATTATAGCGAAGTTTGTAATCGCGTTAGGACTCCTAGGATAGATTTAGTTGGTGGACTTAGTCGCTATAAATAGGGAGAAGGGGTAGGGGACAGGAATTATATAAATTTGAATATATCTAAAATGAAATGAGATGATACGAGGACTAGAGAAATAGGATATGCAATAGAGTAGCTAGGCGCTAGGCGCTAGGTCCGCTAAGGTTACCTTCTGAAAATATATTTTGAGAATCTTTACTACTGACGAAGACAATAAAGTATAGAATTATAACCTAAATCTATTTAGATACGATTTGCTAGAGTATAAGTAAAGCTAGTAGTCCTCGTAAGATAGGGACTCGATGACATATGGAGCcgggaaaagagagagagagatgaagaagtAGAGATGAGAAATAAAGGCGTAAAGGGTCTGTTGTAGAGTAAGAAAAGGGGATACTCTGCGCCCGTAGGGACCACGGGAAATTATCTATATTAAGTCGATAGCTACTTTCGTCGTATTTAATATCTTTCATCTTGTTTAAATCACGCTGGTCGGTTTGTAGCCTTACTTTTTAGGTTGTAGGactcgagaaatcgagtcctaGTTATAGGGTGGTACATACTAGGGATTCACCATCACTTGTCGTGGGGAGCGGGATgtgggacgcaacccccgtAAAGCAGCATGTGTATATAGTAGCGAGCTAGAccgggtcaatgaattcatcatcatcaacgaTTGGAGGTCTGGAGAGATTCTCGTTTagaatcccccccccccccccccccccccctccccccgaaTATTGCACAAGGTACATTCGCACTTGGTTAGCCACCCTGTCTCTTCCTCCAGCGAGAAAGCGCAACAAAAGCCTATGTCACTTGAAATGGGTGGCACAATACAACCTACGCACTCTACGGGTCAATGATCCTCCTACTTCTCATTCTCTCGAACTACCCAGCCCTACCAGGCGACGGGgacttttttcttctcacTATTCAACAACGGCGCACAGACTCAGCCCGGCTGAATGCAGACAGGGATGCTGGATGTATAGTGTCTCCAAGTGTTTTGGAAGATTCTGCGTTTGGGGGTGGGTATAGCTTCTCCTTCTTTAAGTAGAAAGTAGACCGGGCGTGGGCCATGCGTGACTTTCTTTCACAAGGAAGATCTCTTCCATCTTGTTTTCAGGGACTATACATCGAATGTGTTGTCACTGACTTCAGAGTCCCCATAGACAACGCTGCTCGGTTCCCATTGACTGGGGTTTTCAGTAAACACTTCGATAGCCCATTCATTCAGCCAGGAGACTGTTTATCAAGCGAGCATTGCCTTCGAAGGAGATTCCTACTACACATAGGGTCACCGCCATCGTCAAAAGAATAGTATCATAATTCATCATCCGATCTATATACACAATTCCTGTCTAGATACATCGgcgaaaaaagaaaacccaaAAGCAAGCACCAAGCATAGTCTGGTCCAATCCAGATATTCCAAAGCTAGGATAATTCCATCGTCACAACGTAACAGGTTTTAGTCCGCTGCGGTGCAAGCAGACCCAGTGCATGAGATACATGCACCCATAATCAGAAATTTCAAATAAATCAAGCGCTTAATCTCAGAAAATCAAGCACAAATTCCACAGAAAACGCCGGGGGGAGAAGAGGAGTCATGAGAAGACATCAGGCGGAGTCAAAGGCTAGAAAGGAGGTAGGATGCGAAGTCGGGAAGGAATTGGAAGAATATGAAGagaagagatggaagagtGGACGTGATCACAGGGGTGCCATAGAGGCCATCCCCTCCCCATCGTCCATATCACTGACAGACGTAGCTGGCGACGCAAGCCCCGATATAACCGAGCTTGAAGCCCCCGTGCCGGCGGCATCCATCATAGCATCATCGTAAGAGCCAAGCGCCGAAGTCGGCATTGGCGGCGCATTCTTGCCAGATAACGCCATGAGCT
Protein-coding sequences here:
- a CDS encoding Checkpoint protein kinase, putative, whose amino-acid sequence is MKPQGWGFSSINNTTDNFGGATLIYDFNVGIIAMASPSLPAYNELYQQSVRPMSRSAVSRSGSRRASPSTQALPRHYSGDSSDEEVPEPKFSASVKALLHGDGLGSSPHLQKAHVSHQPRIETSRQQSRSPRNLSPHDSSNGSPAPRVVRVGAISSASRFSREGSPLSNSQNAEPEYRSRPNDFITPAPRQRSVRINVSRSSTRSPTSVSPSGKRSSERNSGDEYGSADRSDSDRKSQFDDDPAMRYGLSSALRGRGGEEIAPHSSLRVKRVGRLAGTFLNGPARRGVLRRQSEESNEENHQFLSVDGVREDVEGEEENAEYRPRNPAKPSSPKVSWADPSPPRVHEYNRLEYPLRPAEVEGPFSRSSSPKSYGSKSTPASSEMSSKYSSAKEQPVFKVPSIPALPSVRDQENEPPPTFRRTKPQGLNVLDKPEKYNVVYDTEKKDVAETPATNSARKILATRSNNTPRRAAPPPPKMSVLETATSTGGASTSQSRKKKSQVTINGKQFTRLDCIGRGGSSRVYRVMAENYKIFALKRVNIEDVDPVTLTGYKGEIDLLKKLENVDRVVRLFDWELNNDKHALSVLMEIGESDLEKILTFRLNAEDAVFDINFTRFYWKEMLECVQAVHEYNIVHSDLKPANFLMVQGRLKLIDFGIANAIQDNTVNVHREQQVGTPNYMSPEALVDSNVSLGLPSSVGKVMKLGKPSDVWSLGCILYKMVYGQPPFAKIAKYYERIMAIPNPRVQIDFPAFGVGGVPVPPGLVRTLKRCLQRDQTLRPTIEEMLGPRDPFLHPDAQLVGAVPVTQDMLGRILANVVNHCKARGVPREEELAAWPAGFFAKIKAALEEENP
- a CDS encoding Ribosome biogenesis protein nsa2, with amino-acid sequence MPQNEYIERWQKQHGKRLDHDERVRKRQAREGHKASHDAQNLRGLRAKLYQQNRHKEKIQMKKRIKAQEEKNVKSAAPDEPSKTPLPQYLLDRSQETNAKALSSAIKNKRNEKAAKFAVPLPKVKGISEEEMFKVVNTGKKTHKKAWKRMITKPTFVGNDFTRRPVKYERFIRPMGLRYKKCNVTHPELAVTVQLPILSVKKNPQNPLYTQLGVLTKGTIIEVNVSELGLVTTSGKVVWGKWAQVTNTPENDGCVNAVLLV
- a CDS encoding mitochondrial 54S ribosomal protein bL21m, which produces MFSRSALRSLASELRWTAPSTISSAAPLQQRACLHQTASLMNSPQPQSQAASSHPESPLSAAPRAQDTHAKTHQGVKASTFDENTMTPQTRAHVPIAKQPVAPTFTSPLQVTKSLMSQLPHLAGQKPHYIVAQLHARPYLLTEGDHIRLPFLMPKVKAGDILRFNRATALGSRDFTMKGTPTIDERIYECRVRVTGVDAEPLRIKEKTKRRQRHVKQAKSKHRYTLMRVMDVRVKTPDELLAEGAVVVEDSEDSSVIEPRL